The nucleotide window TCGGGGAAAAGGTTGTCTCAGTTGTCGCCAGACCGGTTATTTGGGACGAACCGGCATTTTTGAACTTTTGTTGATGCATGAAGAAATTGCCGAACTGGTCGTGGCTAAAGCCACCAGTCGCGATATTCGCCGTGTGGCTATCAAACAAGGAATGGAAACCTTACGCGATGATGGTATAAGGAAAGCCATTTCCGGCATTACCACTTTAGAGGAAGTTTTGCGCGTTACTCAGGAGGAAGAAGTGGTGATTGGGTAAGATTAGTTAAATGGTTAAATAGGTAATGAGATAAAGGGAATGCCTAAATATTTCTACCGTGCCCGTGACGAACAGGGAAAACTCATCGAAAAAACTACTGAGGCGGTTTCACAGGAACAGTTATTTAAGAATTTAAGCGCCAGCGGCTATTTTGTCATTGATATTGAAGAGAAAGAAGAGCTTATCTTTAAAACCCAACCCTCCTTTTCTTTAAATTTCCTAAAAAAAGTCAAACCCCGCGACCTCATTGTCTTTACCCGTCAACTGGCGACTATGCTTCATGCTGGCGTTGCCTTTCTTGATGCTTTAAGCACCATTGGTGAGCAGACCGAGAATCTTAAATTAAAAACCGTCATTAAAGACATTACCCGCTTAGTCAAAGAAGGTTCTTTATTTTCCAAAGCTCTGGCTAAATATCCCGCGATTTTTAACCAGCTCTATACAAGTATGGTTGAAGTAGGGGAGGCAACGGGAACCTTAGAAGAGGTCTTAAACCGCATTGTTTTTATTATGGAACGTGATGAAGAGACCCGTGCTAAAATAAAATCCGCACTCACTTACCCCGTAATTATTATCGTTATTGTCATTGGCGTGGTGGGCTTTCTTACCACCTTTGTCTTTCCCAAGTTTATTACTATTTTCCAGCAGGCAGGAATCACCCTTCCTCTTCCCACCCAACTGCTCTTTATGTTCAGCAATTTAGCCAAAAAACTCTGGATTCTCTGGCTGGCGGTAGTTTTTATCGGGCTCTATCTGCTTAAGCGCTACCGCAAGACAGAAATCGGTCGTTATACCACTGACAAATTAATGCTTTCCTTGCCTTTAATGGGGAATTTAATTAAAAAGATTGTCTTAAGCCGCTTTACGCGGACGCTCGCTACCCTCTATGCCAGTGGTGTGCCTATTTTACGCTCGTTAGAGATTGTTGAACGCGGAATACCCAATTCCGTGTTGATCAAAATTATCCGCAAGATTCACGAAGATGTACGCGAAGGAAAATCCCTTGCCAAACCAATGAGCCAACACAAGGAATTTCCGCCGATGATGGTGCAGATGATTGCCGTAGGCGAAGAAACCGGTTCTATTTCCGATATGCTTAATGAGGTTTCCCGTTCTTACGAAACCGAAGTAGAATACGCCTTAAAGAACCTTACTACTGCCATTGAACCGCTTTTAATTGTCTTTATGGGAGTAATTGTGGGCTTCACCGCTTTATCTTTATTCTTACCGATGTTTGATATGATGAAGATGGTGAAATAGAATGCATTTTTTTCTTGACAACCCCCCGTCTTTTTGTTATATTTATAACCAATAAAATTCGTTCTTTTTAGAAGAATTTCGGATTTAGGGTTTCGAGTTTTGAGTTTAAGTAATGGGCTTTACCACCGTGGATAACTTCAAATCCCGGCAGGAAAGGAGGGGAAACTAAGAAACGCCAAGAAGTTATCTCTCAAACGGTGATAAAGATATATAAGTTGAAACAGAAGATTTTTCCAGAAAAAAATTAATCTGGTTTAAGTAAGAGAACACAATAGGAGGGAGAAAAAAAATGAGTAAAAAATTAACCTTAATTTTGGCTTTAGTAATTGTCGGCGGAATTTGTCTGCCCGCATTTGCTGAAGTCCAGAATGTTAAGGTCAGCGGAGATATTACCGTTTATGGCATCTACCGCGATGAGTATGATTTGGATAGCCGAAAGGGCGATGGCTCCGAATCCGAATATGATGACAATGCCTTTTACGCATCCATCGCCAGAGTAAGAATTGATGCTGACCTCACCGACAATGTCGGAGCAACCATCAGGTTGCTTAATGAAAGAGTCTGGGATGTAGAAGACTCTTGCTCGGATGACACAAGTATGAATTTAGATTTAGCCTATATCACCCTAAAAGAGTTCCTCTATTGTCCTTTGACCTTAACCATTGGTCGTCAGAATTTAAAGTTTGGTTCAGGTCTGGTTGTGGGTGATCCGGACACCAATGCGGCAGTAGGTTCCACCGCTCTTGATGGGACCATTGCTGAGGACTTAAGTGCCCGCAAAGCCTTTGATGCCATTCGTGCCACCTTAGACTATTCACCCTTTACTATTGATTTAATCCTCGCCAAGATTAACGAAGTAGACCAAACTGGTTCTACTAATAATGGGGTAGAAGATGAGGACCTTTATGGGGTAAATGTTGCCTACAATGTGGGACAATACAATTCGGTAGTGGAAGGATACCTTTTTGTGAAGGATGCTGATACCGAATCTACAGATACAACTCTTACTGGTTTATCTCCCAGTGGCGACATTTATACTCTCGGTTTGCGTGGTGGACTTGAGCCAGTTAAGGGCTTAACCCTTACCGGTGAAGTTGCCTATCAGTTTGGTAAAGCACGGGAAGCCGGTGGGACGGAAAGAAAGCAAAGAGCTTGGGCTCTGGACTTAGACGGCGGTTATGTCTGGGATAATGAATATACCCCGGGCATTGGTTTAGGTTATTCCTATCGTTCGGGTCAAGACCCGGCAGTAACCACTGGCAAATACAAGGCATGGAATCCCATGTATGAAGACCAGACCCAAGGAATTATTGCCGATTACATCCTTGCCGGTGTGAACAATGGGGTAACTTCTAATGCCTCCATTATCAAGGCTTATGGTTCGGTAAAACCAATCAAGGATGTTACTTTATCCGCTAATTACTACAACTATCGTTTAGTCAAGGCCTTGGTAAGCGCTGATGACAGTTCGTATGATGGATATACAGATTCAGGTACCACTCTTGGAACCGTTTATATGAACAAGAGCAAAGCCTTAGGAGACGAAATTGACTTAGGCCTGACCTACAACTATACTGAAGATGTGAGTTTTGGTTTAACTGCTGGTTGGTTCTTCCCGGGTAAGGCACTTAAGGGTAAGGACGGTAATGGTGAGAAAGCCAACGATGATACCGCTACTTCCATCATCGGTTCGGTCAAGGTGGTCTTCTAAGCGGGTTTAGCTTCTCTGGTGGTTTTAAAAAGACCCCGCCCCCAAGTACAATGAGGGCGGGGTTCTTGTTTAAAAGGGGCCAGACCCCTTTTTGCCTGTCCCTTTTTTAGTTGATTTTTCACTTGCAATTTTTGCTTTTTATTTTTTATAATAATATCTATGCCTCGTGCACCACGTGTATATTTTCCAGGCGCAGTATTTCATATTATTCAAAGAGGTAATAACCAACAAGAGATTTTCTTAGATGATAAGGATTACTGGCATTACCTTAAACTTCTTTTAGAGGCAAAGAAAGAATTTGGTGTTCTTGTTTATGGGTATGTGTTAATGCCTAATCATATTCACCTTATTCTTGAAACTCCCAACGAAAACCCTATTTCTGAAATTATGAAATTTATTGGAGGAAGTTACGCAATATATTTCAACAAGAAATATAATCGCGTCGGTCATTTATTTCAAGGGAGGTTTAAAAGTATCTTAGTAGAGAAGGAATCTTATCTTTTAGAACTTTCTCGTTATCTTCATTTAAACCCTGTAAAAGCAGGGTTGGCTAAATCTCCCGAAGCTTATAAATGGACAAGTTTTAATATTTATACTGGAGAGAAAAGAGATTTATTAGTAGATACAAATTTCATTTTAGATTTATTTAATTTCAAAGACGAAGAAGAGAAAAGAGTTGCCTATAAATTGTTTGTGTTGGAAGGAATTAAGGAACTAGATAGAAAAGAAGACTGGTTAAAGAAGCATCTTAAATATCAACGTTTTCTTGCCACAGCCAGCTTTATCGAAAAAATTAAAAGGGGTCTGACCCCTTTTAATGACCCCTTTTAATAATGACCCCTTTTAATAACTGACCCTTTTTGGAGGGGAGATGCTTTATTTGGCTTTTCTCTGGCACATGCATCAACCTTACTACCGGAACCTCTTGACCGGTGAAGTTTACCTTCCTTGGGTAAGACTTCATGGAATTAAGGATTACTTGGATATGCTTATTATACTGGAGCGCTACCCCAAGATTAAAGCCAATTTCAATTTAGTGCCTTCGTTGATTGACCAGCTTGAAGGTTATACCCAAGGAACGGTTAAAGATGTTTATTTAGAAATTTCCCGCAAAAACGCCGAGGAGTTAACTACCGAAGACAAAATCTTTATTCTCTCCAAATTTTTCACCCTTAACTGGCACACCATGCTTAAGCCCTATCCCCGTTACAGTGAATTACTTAACAAACGGGGAGAATTCTTGAATTCCCGCGATGTTTCCCGCGCTTTAAAGAATTTTACTCTCCAGGACTTTCGCGACCTAATCACTTGGTTTAATCTCTCTTGGTTTGACCCCTATTTTAAAGAGCATATCCCTGAGTTGAAGGAGTTAGTTAATAAAG belongs to Candidatus Omnitrophota bacterium and includes:
- a CDS encoding type II secretion system F family protein, which encodes MPKYFYRARDEQGKLIEKTTEAVSQEQLFKNLSASGYFVIDIEEKEELIFKTQPSFSLNFLKKVKPRDLIVFTRQLATMLHAGVAFLDALSTIGEQTENLKLKTVIKDITRLVKEGSLFSKALAKYPAIFNQLYTSMVEVGEATGTLEEVLNRIVFIMERDEETRAKIKSALTYPVIIIVIVIGVVGFLTTFVFPKFITIFQQAGITLPLPTQLLFMFSNLAKKLWILWLAVVFIGLYLLKRYRKTEIGRYTTDKLMLSLPLMGNLIKKIVLSRFTRTLATLYASGVPILRSLEIVERGIPNSVLIKIIRKIHEDVREGKSLAKPMSQHKEFPPMMVQMIAVGEETGSISDMLNEVSRSYETEVEYALKNLTTAIEPLLIVFMGVIVGFTALSLFLPMFDMMKMVK
- a CDS encoding alginate export family protein, producing MSKKLTLILALVIVGGICLPAFAEVQNVKVSGDITVYGIYRDEYDLDSRKGDGSESEYDDNAFYASIARVRIDADLTDNVGATIRLLNERVWDVEDSCSDDTSMNLDLAYITLKEFLYCPLTLTIGRQNLKFGSGLVVGDPDTNAAVGSTALDGTIAEDLSARKAFDAIRATLDYSPFTIDLILAKINEVDQTGSTNNGVEDEDLYGVNVAYNVGQYNSVVEGYLFVKDADTESTDTTLTGLSPSGDIYTLGLRGGLEPVKGLTLTGEVAYQFGKAREAGGTERKQRAWALDLDGGYVWDNEYTPGIGLGYSYRSGQDPAVTTGKYKAWNPMYEDQTQGIIADYILAGVNNGVTSNASIIKAYGSVKPIKDVTLSANYYNYRLVKALVSADDSSYDGYTDSGTTLGTVYMNKSKALGDEIDLGLTYNYTEDVSFGLTAGWFFPGKALKGKDGNGEKANDDTATSIIGSVKVVF
- a CDS encoding transposase, which produces MPRAPRVYFPGAVFHIIQRGNNQQEIFLDDKDYWHYLKLLLEAKKEFGVLVYGYVLMPNHIHLILETPNENPISEIMKFIGGSYAIYFNKKYNRVGHLFQGRFKSILVEKESYLLELSRYLHLNPVKAGLAKSPEAYKWTSFNIYTGEKRDLLVDTNFILDLFNFKDEEEKRVAYKLFVLEGIKELDRKEDWLKKHLKYQRFLATASFIEKIKRGLTPFNDPF